The Mannheimia pernigra sequence CCCTCAACGAATATGTAGAAAAAGGTTTACTAAACCCACAAAATGGTCTGTTTACCAGCAAGGAAAGGGACATTTTAGCCATCATCAATCGCTGTAATGAAACAGAATTAAATTTACTCCAAACGTATATGGAAGTGGCAAAGAAACTAGCTCAATTTGAAGTCAATATTACTTCTGAAAGCTTGGCAAATAGCGAGCTGAAAGAGGATAAATTAAAGCACCTTTTCGATATTCTCCTCGTATTAAAACCTTATTTGTTTAATATGGAAACCTTAAAAACTTATCAGCAAATAACTGAGTAAATGTAGTAAGCAATTGCTTTCTAAATTTACTTAATATAAAAATACAAGCGGTGTTTTTTGCTCACTTTTTTGCAAAAAGCTAGAGAAAAAACACCGCTTGTATTATGCTTTTTTCAACACAATCAAATGCCGCTCACCAACTAATTCGGGAACATTTAATTTAATCACATTAACTAAGTCTATTGGCTGATTAATTCCCGCCATTTCTTGCTCATCATAAACGCCTTTAAGAGCGTAAAATTTGCCGTGTTCATTTGGCAGATGATAGCACCAATCGATCATATCATTAAGAGAGGCGAAAGCACGGCTTAACACACCATCAAACTGGTTCGATGTGTATTCTTCTACTCGGCTAAGTACTGGCGTGACATTTCTAATCCCTAATTCACGCAGTGCATTTTTGATAAAGGTGATACGTTTTCCTAAGCTATCAAGCAACACAAATTGTTTATCGGGGT is a genomic window containing:
- the rsmG gene encoding 16S rRNA (guanine(527)-N(7))-methyltransferase RsmG, which codes for MLEKLDRLLAQAEINLTDQQKEQLVGFVRLLDKWNKAYNLTSVRNPDEMLVKHIMDSLVVSRHLQGENFIDVGTGPGLPGIPLAIANPDKQFVLLDSLGKRITFIKNALRELGIRNVTPVLSRVEEYTSNQFDGVLSRAFASLNDMIDWCYHLPNEHGKFYALKGVYDEQEMAGINQPIDLVNVIKLNVPELVGERHLIVLKKA